GCGTCGCCATCGACGGCGACGTCCTTCGGGATATCGATCCGCAGCGTGCCGGCTTCGGTCAGCGTCGCCGTTCCAGAGTCGGGGTCGACGACCGCGTCGTCGGGTAACTCCGCTTCGCCGTCGAGTTCCATCCCGCGACCCGGGAACCGCATCTCGTAGCCCTCGTGGTACTGGCGGAACCGATCGATCTGGATCTTGACGTTGCCGCCGAGATACCGAACCTGGACGTCGTCGGGTTCGGCGCCCGGCGCGTCGAAAACGACTCGGTAGGCGGTCTCGGTTTCGAGCACGTCGACGGGGAGCGTGCGATGGTTCTGGACGTGTCCGCTCGCGCGACCGACCTGTCGGTAGAGGACGCTACCGACTGATTTGCGGAGATCACTTAGACCCACGGTGACTCACCTCTGAGGGCGCCTGGAGCGACGACAGGGACCTGGACGTACGTCGAGGACATGGCTCACCAACGGTTACACGATCGGCATTCATATCTCTTTTGATGGTTCAAAATAAACGTCAGACGGCGTCGGGGTTGACCGTCGCTGGCGGGGCCCCGTCACGCTACAGTTCGACCTTCTCGAGGCAGTCCGTCCCCCCGCAGACCGGGCAGGCGAGGTCGGTCACCTCGAGGTCGTCGGGGACGTCGTACGTGTAGTGGTTCTCGAAAATGTCGAGAAAACAATCCTCCGCGGTGCAGACGATCTCCTCGGTCGGTGGCATACCCGGTACTAGCGTCACGACGACTATCAACGTCGGGGTTGCGGCACTACAGCACGGACGTCGTCGGGTTCGTGTTCCGTGGGTACCGCGGCACGACACGGGTGTCCGCCGTCTCGACCGGGCGTTCGCGTCGAACGGCGATTAGGAGTCGCTCAACGAACGGAGAGACGAGACGATCTCGTCGATTCGATCGGGATCGTACGTCCAGAACCCGTAATACCGATCGGGTTCGCGTTCTTCGGCGAGCAGTCCGCATTTACGCAGATCGCTTCCGCCGCCGTCGAAGATCACGAACCAGAACGCTCCGATCTCACCGCCCGCGTCGGAGACCACGTCGATCCCGTCGGCCATTCGCTCGTCGTACTCGTCCTCGACGAAGATCGTGATACCGAGGTTACGTTCCCGTACCATCCGTTCGTAGACCGAGACCTGAGAGGCAAGGGCCGCCGAATTCTGAAATCCGGCGAATAACGTGCCGGCATCGGTCCGCCAGGCGCGCTCTTCAATCTCGCGACTCGTGGCCAGCATCTGCCGTCGATCGTACGAGGTGAACAGCGTGTTCTCGAGGAACTCAAAGAGATCGGAATACTCGACGTCGGCGTCCTCGAGCGCCCACGGCGGGTGAATCTCCGGAGAGAGTACGGCCCGAAAGTGGTCGATACCCAATGCGCCGCGGAACTCGTGGTCCGCGTCTCGAATGATCACGAAGCCACGATCGGCACTCGACGCGCTCGATTCCCGGACCACGCGTGCGTTTCTCGTCGAGAACTGCTGCTCGAACTCCGCCGCCACTCGATCTCGGTCCGTATGCACCTCGAGGAGCTTCTGCCGCGCTTCGATTTCGTCGATCTGATCGCGAAGGCCGTTCATCGTATCACGTCTCTTTCTGCAGTAGTTCCCGGAGGACGGCGGGAATCTCGTCCCGCTCGACGGTTCGCGTTTCGCTGTCGAATTCGAGGTAGCCGGCGGCGTCGAGTTTCGGAAGCACGAGGTGATACAGGCGAAGGCGTATCTCTTCGCGGTCTCCGGGCGTCGCGATAGCGCCCGACTCAGTCGCCGCCAGTCCGGTCGCCGTGTCCGTGAGCGCGTCGAGGGTCGCGGTCGATTCGTCCGAGAGGTGGCACAGTACGTATCGCGCGTACCGATCCGAGAGCACGTTCAGGAGAACGTCCGGAGAGGCATCGCTCTCCATCGCTTCGACCGCCTCGAGGACGTCCCGTAGACACGCTTCGTCCATTGATATGAGCTATCACTCTACAAGGTAAAATAGCTACGCGAAATATCGGACGGTCTTCGCACCGATCTCCCGTCGGACGGCGGACGCGGTTCGATATCCGAACGCGGAACGAGGTGACCGTGTAGTCACTGTTTTACCCCTTGAGGCGCTACCGATCGGTATGATCGACCCCGAGACGCTGTCGGTGACGATCGTCGACGGCTACGTCGACGAGCCCGCACACTTCGGGGTGCCGCCGTACATCTCGACGTACCCCCGCTACGCGGCGGGAGCGCTCGTCGACGCGGGGGTCCCCCGCGAACAGATTACGTACCACACGATCGATCGGCTCCGCGACGAGCCCGACTACTGGCGGGACGTCGACGAGGCCGACCTCATGATCTATCTGGGCGGGATGACCGTTCCCGGCAAGTACGTCGGCGGCACGCCGGCCGAACCCGATGAAGTCCGCAAACTCGCTTGGACCGCCAACGGGACGAGCCTGATGGGCGGCCCCGTCAAGTTCGGCGTCGGCGACGAGAACGCCGGCGCGACCGAGACCGAGCGCCAGGACCTGGACTTCGATTTCGTCGCCAAGGGCGACGTCGAGGCCGCCGTCTTCGACCTCGTCGAAAGCGGCCTCGAGGGCTTCAACAACCGGATGCGCGATATCGACGAGGTCTCGCGGTGGGCCCAGGAGGGCGCGTTCATCGTCGAGCAACACCCCAACCACCCCGACCACCTCATCGCCGAACTCGAGACCTCCCGCGGGTGCGCGTACCGCTGCTCGTTCTGTACGGAACCGCTGTACGGCAACCCCTCCTTCCGGCCGCCGCCGACGGTCGTCGGCGAGGTCGACGCCCTCTCGGATTTCGGCGTCAGACACTTCCGGATCGGCCGGCAGGCCGACATCCTTGCCTACGGCGGCGACGGCGAGGCGCCGAATCCGGACGCGCTCCGGCAACTCTACAGCGGCATCCGCGAGGTCGCGCCCGACCTCGAGACGCTGCACTTGGACAACATGAACCCGATCACGATCGTCAACTGGCCCGAGGAGAGCCGGGAGGGGATCCGGATCATCGCCGAGCACAACACGCCCGGCGACACCGCGGCGTTCGGCCTCGAGTCGGCTGACCCGGTCGTCCAGGAGGAGAACAACCTCAACGTCAGCGCCGAGGAGTGTTTCGAAGCGGTCAAAATCGTCAACGAGGAGGCCGGCTGGCGACCGGGCGAGGATCCCGCGGACGCCCCCACCTTCGGGGACGACGCTCCGCGTCGGCTGCCCAAGCTCCTCCCCGGAATCAACCTCCTCCACGGGCTCAAGGGCGAGCGCGAGGAGACCTACGAGCGCAATCGCGAGTTCCTCCAGCGGGTCTACGACGAGGGCTACATGCTCCGGCGGATCAACATCCGGCAGGTGATGTCCTTCGACGGCACCGATATGAGCGATACGGGGGCCGAGATCGCGAACGAACACAAACAGTTGTTCAAGCGGTACAAGAAGCAGGTCCGCGAGGAGATCGACAATCCGATGCTCGAGCGCGTCGCCCCGCCGGGCACCGTCCTGCCCGACGTCCACCTCGAGTACCACCAGGACGGGAGGACCTTCGGTCGCCAGCTGGGCACCTACCCGCTGCTGGTCGGCATCCCCGGCGAGCGCGAACTCGGCCGAACCGTCGACGTCGCGGTCGTCGACCACGGCTACCGCTCCGTGACCGGCGTCCCCTATCCGCTGGATATAAACGCCGCCTCGATGGACGAACTCACCGCGATTCCCGGCGTCGGCGACAGCACCGCCGGCGACATCGTCGTCAACCGACCTCACGAGTCGGTCACCGACGCCGATCTGGGAACCGAGGTCGACCTCGAGGGGTTCGCGACGACGCGAGCGTTCGAGGGTGCGGACTGACCGGGATCCGAATTCCCCTCCTCGCGACGGTCCGCCAACTGACGACTGCTCGAGAATAGAGGGCGTTCGACCACGTTTTTTCACCGCCCCACCTGCAAATAACGGCCCGCGGTCGGTAGTTCTATTACGGAGGCGCTTCAGAGGTGGAATTGAGGGTCTACCTGTGGAAATATCTGAAAAACTCCTGTGTCTGTTCAGTGCGGACGTCTCGGCAGAGGAGGACCGATACGTCATCGAGGTACCACGTCAAGAAGTCGAAACCGGCGACATCGACCCGGAGGAGGTCTACCGCGTCGCGCTCATCTCACGCGAGGAGGACGACGCCGAGGAGTCGACGGCACAGCCCCAGACGGCACCGTCGGAACCGCAGCCACCGGTCGACGTCGGCGAAACACGCTACGTCGAAATCGAGGACATCGGCAAACAGGGCGACGGGATCGCTCGTGTCGAACGCGGCTACGTCATCATCGTCCCCGGTGCCGACGTCGGCGAACGCGTCAAGGTCGAAGTCTCGGAGGTCAAGTCCAACTTCGCCGTCGGCGAGATCATCGAGGAGACGTTCTAACAACGAACTTTTTTAGCGGGGATATCGGCTGGCGTCGAAGACGCCAGCCACAACCCCCGCCAAAAAACTTCGATGAAAAAATACCGAGCGCGCCGACGGCGCACTCGGCGTAACGGCGCGCAAAGCGCGCCGTATGCTGGCGCTCGCTCGCGGTTGCAAATAGTTCGTTTGCGGTGGCACGTGCTGTCGGTCGATGACAGCGCGCGAGGTCATCGCGAGCGCTGCGAGCGAATCGGTTAGGGAGCGTGTGACGATTACCCGTTGCTACGATAGCAAATGCTCTAATTTGGTCCTGTTGAAACTCTATCAATTCGCCGCTTTCCCCGCTGGAATAGCCTTGGGAAGATGTACGAATATATCGGCTGAGTTTATTGCAATCGAAGTCGATGCGACGATATGGAGCCGTCATTTAGACGCGACTCGCTCGTTTTTATCGGCCTCTACGTAACAGGGTTCGTAGCTGTCGGCGCTCTCCGAGCGGTGTTGCTCGAACGTACCCCCTCCGTGTATCTTCGCGGTTTATTCACGGATCCCATCTGGCTATTCCACTCTGCGCTACTGATAGCCATCTGGTTTTTGATGTATCCGAGATACCAACGGATCTACGAGAGACGAACGAGCTAATTCATCGCTGCTCCGGCGGCTACTCGACCTGTATCTACCAACCAACTTCGCTAGTCCCGACAACGGCTGTGGATTTCAACACTTCCAGTTCCCGTTCAGTCTCGTTGGTTCGCGTACGGCAGATAACTGCGTCTTCGCCGATTACTACGCCGGAATTGTCTCCCGGAACGTCTCCGGATCGTCGTGGAAACAGTCGCCGACGACGATGGCGTCCGCACCGGCCTCGAGGATCTCCGTCGCTTTCGCCCGACTATCGATCCCGCCGCCGTAGAACAGCGCCGTCTCCTCGAGGTAGCGCGCGGCGGCTTCGACGTCCGCGGGGCCGCCGTAGGTGCCCGAGTACTCGATGTAGAAGATCGGAAAGCTATAGAAGGTCTCCGTCGCCAGCGCCGCGCCGGCGACCTGCTCGGGCGAGTAGGTCGCCTCGACGCCGGAGGTCGCCGCCGCCGTGGACTCGAGGTGCTGAATTACGTACCCCTCTCCGACGACGTTCGTGGCGAGGTCCGCGACCGCGTCGGCCCCCTTCGAGGAAATCAGATCGCCGACGACCGGAAGGCTCGCGCCGAGGAGGGCCTCGGGTTTGCTCCCGACCTCGGTAAAGAGGTCGACGTGTTTCCCCACGAAGTGTTCCCGATCGCCGTTGTAGACCGCCGGAACGGACAGGTAGTCCGCCGCCTCGATCGTCGATTTGGAGACGTGACTCGAACTGTACGGTTCCTGAAAGACGGGGAGCGAGGGGACGGCGTCGTCGATCGCCGCAATCGCCTCGAGCGTGTTGGCCTCGGTGACGTCGTCGGAGCCGCCGACGAGCACCAGGTCGGTCCCCTCGAGAACGCTGAGATCAGCCGGTAGGGACTTGGCCGGGTCGATTTTCGTAACATGAGTGATCCCGTCCCAATCGATGTCCATGCCGGTCCCTTCGAACAACCGGGTCAATTTCCTATCGGTTCGCGCCGGACGACGAGCGCGCGATTGCGGCGACCGCGCTCACTCCTCGAGGGGCGTCCCGTCGATCCGTTTGGCTCCCTCGGAATCGTGGACGACCACCTCGCCGGGGTCGGGATCGGCGGGTGCGTACTCGTCCCGGACGGCGATGGCCTCCTCGAGTTCCCGGACGGCGCGTTCCTTCAGCGCGCGAGCCAGGTCCTCGGCGTCCGCGCGGGAGATGTCCCGGCCCAGACCCTCGCACTCGTGGGCGCGGACGACGCCCTCCTCGTCGACGGCTTCGCCCATCGGCTGGCTCGTTCCGGCCAAGGCGACGCTGAAGGGGTAGGTCCGGCAGATCAGCGGTCGATCGTCGTGGGCGACGCAGGCGCCCGTCCCCGACTCGTCTTCCTCGTAGAAGGTGCAGTCGCCGCAGTCGTCGGTCTGGAGCGCCCACTCAAAGGTCTCGCCCTCGAGGTCGCCGTCCTCGGTCGCCGAGAGTCCGTACGGCATCGGCCGGGCGACGTCGCGCCAGTCGTAGTCGCCGTCGTATTCATCGCTCTCCTCGAGTTCCCGTACCTCGTCGGGGAAAACGGTCGCCGTGTGGTCGTCCTCGTCTTCGCCCGTACAGCAGGCACCACAGCGGGTACACTCGAAGCCAATCGATTCGATGGCGTCCGCGAGGTCGTCGGTGTCCAGCGCGCGGGCCTCCTCGAGTTCGGCTTCAAGCGATTGCACACCCGAGTGTCGTCGCCGGCGCGGAAAAGTCAGTCGCTCCTCGA
Above is a genomic segment from Haloterrigena salifodinae containing:
- a CDS encoding Hsp20/alpha crystallin family protein, translated to MGLSDLRKSVGSVLYRQVGRASGHVQNHRTLPVDVLETETAYRVVFDAPGAEPDDVQVRYLGGNVKIQIDRFRQYHEGYEMRFPGRGMELDGEAELPDDAVVDPDSGTATLTEAGTLRIDIPKDVAVDGDATDATEPGELTADD
- a CDS encoding DUF7559 family protein — translated: MPPTEEIVCTAEDCFLDIFENHYTYDVPDDLEVTDLACPVCGGTDCLEKVEL
- a CDS encoding DICT sensory domain-containing protein; this encodes MNGLRDQIDEIEARQKLLEVHTDRDRVAAEFEQQFSTRNARVVRESSASSADRGFVIIRDADHEFRGALGIDHFRAVLSPEIHPPWALEDADVEYSDLFEFLENTLFTSYDRRQMLATSREIEERAWRTDAGTLFAGFQNSAALASQVSVYERMVRERNLGITIFVEDEYDERMADGIDVVSDAGGEIGAFWFVIFDGGGSDLRKCGLLAEEREPDRYYGFWTYDPDRIDEIVSSLRSLSDS
- a CDS encoding DUF7344 domain-containing protein, which codes for MDEACLRDVLEAVEAMESDASPDVLLNVLSDRYARYVLCHLSDESTATLDALTDTATGLAATESGAIATPGDREEIRLRLYHLVLPKLDAAGYLEFDSETRTVERDEIPAVLRELLQKET
- a CDS encoding radical SAM protein; the encoded protein is MIDPETLSVTIVDGYVDEPAHFGVPPYISTYPRYAAGALVDAGVPREQITYHTIDRLRDEPDYWRDVDEADLMIYLGGMTVPGKYVGGTPAEPDEVRKLAWTANGTSLMGGPVKFGVGDENAGATETERQDLDFDFVAKGDVEAAVFDLVESGLEGFNNRMRDIDEVSRWAQEGAFIVEQHPNHPDHLIAELETSRGCAYRCSFCTEPLYGNPSFRPPPTVVGEVDALSDFGVRHFRIGRQADILAYGGDGEAPNPDALRQLYSGIREVAPDLETLHLDNMNPITIVNWPEESREGIRIIAEHNTPGDTAAFGLESADPVVQEENNLNVSAEECFEAVKIVNEEAGWRPGEDPADAPTFGDDAPRRLPKLLPGINLLHGLKGEREETYERNREFLQRVYDEGYMLRRINIRQVMSFDGTDMSDTGAEIANEHKQLFKRYKKQVREEIDNPMLERVAPPGTVLPDVHLEYHQDGRTFGRQLGTYPLLVGIPGERELGRTVDVAVVDHGYRSVTGVPYPLDINAASMDELTAIPGVGDSTAGDIVVNRPHESVTDADLGTEVDLEGFATTRAFEGAD
- a CDS encoding TRAM domain-containing protein translates to MEISEKLLCLFSADVSAEEDRYVIEVPRQEVETGDIDPEEVYRVALISREEDDAEESTAQPQTAPSEPQPPVDVGETRYVEIEDIGKQGDGIARVERGYVIIVPGADVGERVKVEVSEVKSNFAVGEIIEETF
- a CDS encoding heptaprenylglyceryl phosphate synthase, whose amino-acid sequence is MDIDWDGITHVTKIDPAKSLPADLSVLEGTDLVLVGGSDDVTEANTLEAIAAIDDAVPSLPVFQEPYSSSHVSKSTIEAADYLSVPAVYNGDREHFVGKHVDLFTEVGSKPEALLGASLPVVGDLISSKGADAVADLATNVVGEGYVIQHLESTAAATSGVEATYSPEQVAGAALATETFYSFPIFYIEYSGTYGGPADVEAAARYLEETALFYGGGIDSRAKATEILEAGADAIVVGDCFHDDPETFRETIPA
- a CDS encoding YkgJ family cysteine cluster protein, coding for MQSLEAELEEARALDTDDLADAIESIGFECTRCGACCTGEDEDDHTATVFPDEVRELEESDEYDGDYDWRDVARPMPYGLSATEDGDLEGETFEWALQTDDCGDCTFYEEDESGTGACVAHDDRPLICRTYPFSVALAGTSQPMGEAVDEEGVVRAHECEGLGRDISRADAEDLARALKERAVRELEEAIAVRDEYAPADPDPGEVVVHDSEGAKRIDGTPLEE